Proteins from a genomic interval of Plasmodium reichenowi strain SY57 chromosome 13, whole genome shotgun sequence:
- a CDS encoding riboflavin kinase / FAD synthase family protein, putative — MVHDKYHKIALIDADYYIINYSSTITTYIQHICNNLLNNNRNDVNLKDDTNEQHKINNKNDDILYKKKQIICIFMLQIFLNNLDKNLNLFDYLIIVINKYFHLVQKYKLTNTYGNIKIEDNTGICKNKKDTKTDVSILGEGRQSHTEISLSDYPNKEIAINNNINNKSSTSPTTKEAKKTTSITTNTTNTTNTSNNNNNNNNKNEEKINCINISNPNNLSKDNIIITQDDQYKHLIHNLIENNNYINIDNIIKSHLCFVNIKGNEHDKSSKKKSSSCLQINNIIYEKKLCNNINYSETDIDNNLIMSDENDFIDSTNKDIKKKFPDMINNKKLLIDYNKINIKLKHFDDTININDLIKGYKVYEDVGSIYEIKNLFRILILSKLHIGVYNLLYFLKKKNIFMLFYSSNKNLTNLLFKYNKIYKYYQNYYNVIDSLDELKKYEKDCHKFLIFSNRSCFICHAKRHGIFYTAIGNKKNDDNNKNENNNDSNNIEKKNNYYNRKTSNCDDIDWTNEIYEQIKSDECIEKFSNEYNNVVYPFIKNCNLTLDILSWRMIYIFKKYLYIYGKVVKGFGRGSKYLNLPTANIFHPNFISADIMPGIYFGICKLRDKIFKSVISIGYNPYFKNKHMTIEAFLYYKTDDLFYDENIHLIIIGIIRSESNFAYFSHLIQAIQFDCELARIVLNKLKNNETFQQCRYFLDNIK; from the coding sequence ATGGTTCATGATAAATATCATAAAATAGCTTTGATAGATGCagattattatataattaattatagTAGCACAATAACTACATATATTCaacatatatgtaataatttgTTGAATAACAATAGAAATGATGTAAATCTAAAAGATGACACTAATGAACAACATAAAATCaataacaaaaatgatGACATACTCTACAAGAAAAAGCAAATAATATGCATTTTTATGTTACAAATATTTCTAAACAACCtagataaaaatttaaatttgtttgattatttaattattgtaataaataaatattttcacTTGGTTCAAAAGTATAAATTAACAAATACATATgggaatataaaaatagagGATAATACTGgaatatgtaaaaataaaaaagatacaAAAACAGATGTTAGTATATTAGGAGAAGGACGACAGAGTCATACAGAAATAAGTCTATCGGATTACCCGAACAAAGAAATTgcaataaataataatattaataataaatctaGCACATCACCAACAACAAAAGAAGCAAAAAAAACGACATCAATAACTACTAATACTACTAATACTACTAACActagtaataataataataataataataacaagAATGAAGAGAAAATTAattgtattaatatatctaatCCTAACAATTTATCAAaggataatataataataaccCAAGATGATCAGTATAAGCACTTAATACACAATTTaattgaaaataataattatattaatatagacaatattataaagtcccatttatgttttgttaatataaaagGTAATGAACACGACAAAAGTAGTAAAAAGAAATCATCGAGTTGTctacaaataaataatataatatatgaaaaaaaattatgtaataatataaattacaGTGAAACAGATATAGATAACAATTTAATAATGTCTGATGAAAATGATTTTATTGACAGTACaaataaagatattaaaaaaaaatttccagacatgataaataataaaaagcTTCTTATcgattataataaaattaatataaaattaaaacattttGATGATACAATTAACATAAATGATTTAATAAAAGGATATAAAGTATATGAAGATGTAGGAAgtatatatgaaattaaaaacTTATTTCgtatattaatattatcaaaattaCATATAGGTGTATATAacttattatattttttaaagaagaaaaatatttttatgttattttatagttcaaataaaaatttaacGAATCtattattcaaatataataaaatatataagtactaccaaaattattataatgtgATTGATTCATTAGATGaactaaaaaaatatgaaaaagatTGTCACaaatttcttatttttagTAATCGATCATGTTTTATTTGTCACGCTAAAAGACATGGTATATTTTATACGGCAATAGGgaataagaaaaatgatgataataataagaatgaaaataataatgatagtaataatattgaaaaaaaaaataattattataatcgTAAAACTTCAAATTGCGATGATATAGATTGGacaaatgaaatatatgaacaaataaaatcaGATGAATGTATTGAAAAATTTTCGAAcgaatataataatgttgtttatccatttataaaaaattgtaatTTAACTTTAGATATTTTGTCATGGAgaatgatatatatatttaaaaaatatctttACATCTATGGAAAAGTTGTTAAAGGATTTGGACGAGGAAGTAAGTATTTAAATTTGCCAACAgcaaatatttttcatccAAATTTTATATCAGCTGATATTATGCCTGGAATATATTTTGGTATATGTAAATTAAGagataaaatttttaagaGTGTTATATCTATTGGATATAATCcttattttaaaaataaacatatgaCAATAGAAGCATTCTTATATTACAAAACAgatgatttattttatgatgaaaatattcatttaattattattggAATTATTAGAAGCGAAAGTAATTTTGCATATTTCTCTCATCTTATTCAAGCTATTCAATTTGATTGTGAACTAGCCAGAATTGTACTTAACaaattgaaaaataatgaaacTTTTCAACAATGTAGGTATTTTCTCgacaatataaaataa